From the Mangifera indica cultivar Alphonso chromosome 10, CATAS_Mindica_2.1, whole genome shotgun sequence genome, one window contains:
- the LOC123227756 gene encoding endo-1,4-beta-xylanase 5-like, whose product MDFGVQNSNILLLLPLHFTCLSIAAFEASVLYDHSATIECLENPHKPQYEGGIIINPDLDLGIEGWSIFGNAKMEHRQAGDNKFIVCHSRNQPHDSISQKLYLRKNMHYALSAWFQVSEGEVPISVFIKTNSGYKFAGAAVAESKCWSMLKGGFTADESGPAELYFKSNRTSVEIWVDSISLQPFTQEEWNSHQDQSIEKKHKRRVMMQAVDSHGKPLANAKLSIEQKASSKIPIGCATNKNILNNIKYQKWFTSRFGVTTFENEMKWYSTEPSQGKEDYSVADAMLQFMKKYGVAVRGHNIFWDDPKYQPYWLNSLSPWAFRLAAQNRAKSLVSRYKGQLIAWDVINENLHFSFFESKMGADASVEAFKYAMANDPSTTMFMNDYNTIEEMGDKAASPDNYLNKLRQIQNSLGNGGRLGIGLEAHFRVPNIPYIRASFDKLAAAGVPIWLTEVDVEKGPNQAWFLEQVLREGHSHPNVAGLVIWGAWSPQGCYRMCLTDNNFNNLATGNVVDKLLREWGRRKLQATTDDNGYFETSLFHGDYLVKVDHPDIKNASLVHTFDVSPSRSSSTLLLQDSQ is encoded by the exons ATGGATTTTGGAGTGCAAAACAGCAACATTCTGTTGTTGTTGCCATT acATTTTACATGTCTTTCGATTGCAGCTTTTGAAGCTAGTGTTTTATATGATCACTCGGCTACCATTGAA TGCTTGGAAAATCCCCACAAACCTCAGTATGAAGGGGGCATAATCATAAACCCGGATTTGGATCTTGGAATAGAAGGATGGTCCATATTTGGAAACGCAAAAATGGAACATAGACAAGCTGGAGATAACAAATTCATAGTGTGCCATAGCAGAAATCAACCACATGATAGCATCTCACAGAAGCTTTACCTGCGCAAGAACATGCACTACGCCCTCTCAG CCTGGTTCCAAGTAAGTGAAGGAGAAGTACCAATATCTGTATTTATCAAAACTAATAGCGGGTACAAATTTGCTGGTGCTGCTGTTGCCGAGTCCAAATGCTGGTCCATGCTTAAAGGCGGCTTCACAGCGGATGAGTCAGGTCCTGCTGAGCTCTATTTCAAG AGCAATCGCACATCAGTTGAAATATGGGTGGACAGCATCTCATTACAGCCATTCACCCAAGAAGAGTGGAACTCCCATCAAGATCAAAGCATTGAGAAG AAACATAAGAGAAGAGTGATGATGCAAGCAGTTGATTCACATGGCAAGCCCTTGGCCAATGCAAAACTTTCCATTGAGCAAAAGGCCTCATCAAAGATACCAATCGGTTGTGCAACAAACAAGAACATCCTCAATAACATTAAGTATCAAAAATGGTTCACTTCAAGATTCGGTGTAACGACCTTTGAAAACGAAATGAAGTGGTATAGCACTGAACCTTCTCAAGGAAAGGAGGACTATTCAGTAGCTGATGCCATGCTtcaattcatgaaaaaataCGGCGTTGCAGTTCGTGGTCACAACATCTTTTGGGACGATCCAAAATATCAACCTTATTGGCTCAATTCACTTTCACCATGGGCATTTCGTTTAGCCGCTCAAAATAGGGCAAAATCCTTAGTTTCAAGATATAAAGGCCAACTTATTGCTTGGGATGTTATTAACGAAAACttgcatttttctttctttgaaagcAAAATGGGGGCTGATGCATCCGTAGAAGCTTTCAAGTATGCTATGGCAAATGATCCATCAACTACAATGTTTATGAATGATTATAACACAATAGAGGAAATGGGAGATAAGGCAGCATCTCCTGATAATTACCTTAACAAGCTAAGACAGATCCAAAATTCTCTCGGTAATGGTGGACGTCTGGGTATTGGACTCGAGGCTCATTTCCGTGTACCAAACATTCCATACATAAGAGCTTCCTTTGATAAGCTCGCAGCAGCAGGCGTTCCAATTTGGCTCACCGAAGTGGATGTTGAAAAAGGCCCCAATCAG GCATGGTTCCTCGAGCAGGTATTAAGGGAAGGGCATAGTCACCCTAATGTTGCTGGATTAGTCATATGGGGAGCTTGGTCACCTCAAGGATGTTACAGGATGTGTTTAACTGACAATAATTTCAACAACTTGGCAACTGGGAATGTTGTCGACAAACTATTGCGTGAATGGGGTAGAAGAAAGCTGCAAGCTACAACAGATGATAATGGCTACTTTGAGACCTCCCTTTTCCATGGAGATTATCTGGTGAAGGTTGATCACCCAGATATAAAAAATGCTTCCTTGGTTCACACCTTTGACGTCTCACCCTCAAGAAGTTCCTCAACGCTGCTTCTTCAAGAttctcaatga